Part of the Desulfatiglans anilini DSM 4660 genome is shown below.
GAGGGCGGGGGTACACCGGGCGGCCTCGAGTACGCCCTGGGAGGCGATCTTCACGATATAAGGGAGGGTGGCGTTCGACAGGGCATAGGTGCTGGTTCGCGGAACGGCCCCCGGCATATTGGTGACGCCGTAATGGAGGACGCCTTCCACGACATGGATGGGGTCCGAATGGGTCGCCGGGCGGGTGGTCTCGACGCACCCCCCCTGATCGACCGATACGTCTACGACGACGCTTCCCGGCTTCATGTTGCCGATCATCTGCCGGGTGACGAGACGGGGCGCCCGGGCGCCTTTGATCAGGACGGCGCCGATCAGGAGGTCCGCACGGGAAACGGCCTCGGCGATGTTCAAGGCGTTCGCGCTGAGGGTAGTGAACCGGCCGTGGAGGATCTGTTCGAGGTGCCGCAGGCGCGCCGTGTCGATGTCGAGGAGGATCACGTTCGCGCCCATCCCGAGGGCCATCTGAGCCGCGTTGCTCCCCACGACCCCTCCCCCGATGATCGCCACCTCGGCGGGCCGCACCCCGGGGACGCCGCCGAGTAGTTTGCCGCGGCCGCCGCAGGTCTTTTCCAGATACCGGGATCCTACCTGCACCGCCATGCGGCCGGCCACTTCGCTCATCGGGATGAGCAGCGGGAGGGAGCCGTCGGTTTCCTCGACGGTTTCGTAGGCGATCGCCGTGACGGAGCGGCGCTGCAGTTCCAGGGTCAGGTCGGGTTCGGCCGCCAGGTGGAGAAACGTGAAAAGGACCAGCCCCGGCCTCAGATACCGGTATTCGGCGGGCTGGGGTTCCTTGACTTTGACGACCATTTCCGCTTCCCAGACGGATTCCGGGGCGGAAAGGATCTTTGCGCCGGCCCCGCGATACAGGTCATCACTGAAGCCGCTCTCTTCGCCTGCTCCGGCTTGAATCCTGACTTCATGGCCGGCCGCGGTGAGCTGCCATGCGCCTCCGGGGGTCATCGCCACCCGGTATTCTTTGTCTTTCACTTCTTTCGGCACACCGATGATCATGGCGGAGTTCCCTTCATAGAGGACGCCGGCCGTTCAGGCATGGGCTGAGGAGGGTCGTCGAGCGCACCGCCGGACCCGCCCCTCACGCTCCAGCCAGACGCAGGCCTGAGAAGGTCGTTACCAAACGTGCGGGCGGAAGATCACGGTGTTTCACGTGGCACAACAGGTCGCCGAGATGCCCGGGTCCTTTTCCTGGTATTTTCGGGAGACCGCCCGCTGGAGGAAGTCCAACGAGATGCGGACATATTCTTCGGGCTTGTATTCATAGGTGTTGTGCCCGCAGTAGGGCAGGACCGCGAGTTCGCCGCGGGGGAGATGCCGGTAGAACGCGACCCCCTGTTCCACGTCGAAAAGCGCACTCCTGTCCGGGTAAAGCACGAGCGCGGGGCAGACGACCCGCGGAAGGATCCCGCGCAGATCGAACATCCCGGTGCCATAGGCCCCGCCGTTCGTACGGAACATTTCATAGAGGCGTTCGGCGCGGTCCGGTCCATGCCAATCGTTGAATTTCGCCTGCATCTCGGGCGGCGATTCCTTGAAGGACTTGGTGAATTTTTCGACGTTCCACTCGGGCATGGGTTTGGGGCTGAAACACTGCGTGCTCGAGATCACGACGCTTTTCACATGCACCGGGTAGCGGGAGGCGTAATCCACCGCTACGACACCGCCTTCGCACTGGCCGATCAGGTGGAATCCCGTGATCCCGAGGCCCCCCATCAGGGCGGCCAGGTCCTCCCTGTTCTCGGGCCTGAACCGGTCGCTGACGAAAAAATCAGGAAAACCCCGGCCTTCGTCCGAGCGGCCATAACCCCGGCGGTCGTAAAGGATGACCCGGTAGCCCTTTTCTGCTAACGCCGGATAAAGGTCCTGCCACATTTTGCTGCATCCGAAACCGTGGTGAAGCAGGACCAGCGGTTCACCTTTTCCGTGAATCTCGTAGTAAATCCTGCGGCCTTCCAACTCAAACCATGACATAGACTGTTTCCCTTCGAGGATGGTCCAAAAGAGGATTCAGGGAGGATCCCGGCGAAAAACCGCGCCTCGCTGTGGCCTATCGTCCTTCGGACGGGGCGGCCTGGCATGCCTGCACAAACGAAATCACCGGAAACCTCGGAGACTGCCTTATTTCAGCTCAGCCGTCCGATGGATGCAAACTTTCTCTGAACTGCATTTACAAAACCAGCAAAATATGGTTTTGTCAATACGTCTCTGTGTACGCGGCAGTAATCCGATCCGCCCGATCACGCGCGCCGCGGATGGACCTCCGTGCCCCTCCGGAGATGCTTTTGCGACGGCAGGGCGGGGCGCGCAGGGATATCCTCTATTGCGATGGCAGAGGTTTCTTGAGGGGAGATATCTTGTTCGTCCCCGGATAACCCGCTTCTTGAAAAGGCCGGAGGTGCATCTTCCGGGTTCCCGGAGGAAGGGGGGTCGGACCGCTTCGGGCCTTCAGTTCTCTTGCCGGGAGTGCCGCCCGGTGTGATTTTTTTGAGCAAACCGACTTGCGCGGCATGGCCGGCGCGATCGGCCCGCCGTGAAGGTGTCAGCGTCCAGATGAAGGAGCAGATCATGGGCACATTTGCAGGGCGGCTGAGCCTGGCATTCGGCGCCGGATGCCTCGGGGGCCTGGTGAACAGCATAGTGGTGTGGTTTTTGGGAGATGCAGGCCTCCCCGCCCGGTTTGGCGTTCAACTGGCCCCGGATTTTACCCTGGCTTGGCTCTACCCGCGCATCGTCTGGGGAGGGCTGTGGGGAGGGCTGATGCTCTTGCCGATCGCCTCCAGATCCCATCTGCTGCGGGGGCTGATCGCGAGTCTGGCACCGTCCGCCGTTATGCTTCTGTGGTTGCTGCCTTCGGCCGGAAAGGGGCTTTTCGGGACAGGAATGGGGTGGCTGACCCCGGCCTTCGTACTGCTCTACAATGCAATCTGGGGGATCGCCGCCGGCTTCTGGTTCGCCTTGGCGAGCGGGCAGACGCGTCGCCTTTGATGGAGAGGCGGAGGCAGCCGGGAGGTTTACCCCGGAGATGGAGATGACGTGGCTCCCGAAGAAAAAAACATCTCGGATAAGGAAGAACCACCGGTTATCGTCCCTGACGACGATGCTGCTCAACGCTCGAAAGGGGCCTTCCGCCGGCGCTTGAGGCTCTGTCTCGTCCTGGCGCTTCTGGGGCTCGCGGGGATGGCCATCGCGGTGTGTGTGTGCATCAACCACTACGTCTACACGCCGATGGATGAGGGGGGAGCAGCGGAAGTCTATGTCATCAGGCCGGGGTCTGGACTGGCCGCTGTGGCCCGGGACCTGGAGACAAGCGGGTTGATCCGCCGCGCCTTACCGGTGCGGGTCTGGGCGTCGGTGAAAGGATACGGGGGGAGGATCCGGGCGGGGGAGTATCTTCTGAGCCGTCGCTGGTCGCCGGCCCGCATCTTGGAGGCCTTCGTCCAGGGCTCCGTCATTCAGCATTCCGTGACGATCCCGGAAGGATACACAGTGGATCAGATCGCTGCGTTGCTGCAGGAGCGTGATATCACCGAAAAGCGCGCATTTCTGGCTCTGGCTCAAGACCCTGAGTTTATTCGCGGATACGGTCTGCAGGAAGAGACCCTGGAAGGGTATCTCTTCCCGGATACCTATCTCTTCAACCGGGATACCCCCCCGCGCATGGTCCTGGATAGGCTGGTGGGGCGTTTCAAGGAGGTCGCCGGTCCGCTGCAGGAGGCGATCGATGCACGCGGGATGTCTCTTCACGAGGTGGTCACCCTGGCCTCCATGGTCGAAAAGGAGACCGGCGCGGCGCAGGAACGTCCTCTGATAGCCGGTGTTTTCTTGAACCGGCTCGAAAGAAACATGCGTCTCGAAAGTGACCCTACGGTCATTTACGGCTTAAAGGACTTCGACGGAAACCTCACCCGGGCTCACCTCGGAGAGCCCCACGCCTTCAATACCTATGTCATTCCCGGCCTTCCTCCGGGGCCGATAGCCAATCCGGGCGGTGCTTCCATCCGGGCGGTGCTGTATCCAGCCCAAACCTCCTTTCTCTATTTCGTCTCCAGGAATGACGGAACCCATCATTTTTCGAAGACCTATTCGGAGCACGTGCGTGCTGTCGCACGCTATCAGAGGGCGGGCCGGCGCGCTTCCTGAAAATTGTCTTGACAGGGGAGGTTGTATACAGTATACGCTCAATAGCGTTCAAATCCTCGGTGGATGCACGACGCCCTGTGTCGCAAGCAGCCCCATCGCGTGTCGCCGATGTCCCGTGTCGGGGATGCTCCGTGTCGATAAGCACGATTTGAAGTTCTAACCCTTGAGCGAGGATTCCCATGGACCTATTCAAGGAGTTGACGGTTCTATCCCTGGAACAGGCGACGGTGCTGCCTTATCTCACCTACCGCCTGGCGCAGGACGGGATGCGGGTCATCCGCCTCGAACACCCGGTATATGGAGATCCGAACCGTCTCATCGGGGACGATGTCCTCGGTGAAGAACGGGTGAACAGCTACTTCTTGTGCATCAATGCGGGCAAAAAGGCCTTGACACTGGACCTGTCGGCGCCTGAGGGGCAGGAGATTTTCAAGCGGCTCGTCCGGGAGATGAAGGTGGATATCTTCGCCACCAATCAGCTGCCGCGCAATTACCGGAAACTCGGCATCGACTACGAGAGCCTGAAGGCTCTCAAGCCGGACATCATCTGGCTGGGGGTCAGCGGCTTCGGCCCTGAATGCGACGAGGCGGCGTACGATCCCATCCTTCAGGCCCGCTCGGGGCTGATGGCCCTGACGGGTGAAAAGGGCGGTGACCCGCAGGTCCTGGGGGTTCCGCTGCCGGATCTGGGTACGAGCGAGCATTCCTACGGACTTCTGATGAAGGCCCTCTACCAGCGGCAGGCGACCGGCGAGGGGGCCTGTCTTCACGTGTCCATGTTCGAGTCCTCGGTTTCCTGGCTGTCCGTTCCCATTACGTTGACCCGGAGTTTCGGCAAGACCATCCAGCGCCGGGGAAACACCCATGAATTCTTCGCTCCGGTATCCGTTTACCCCACCAGCGACGGTTACATCTATCTGGCTGTTGGCAATGATCGTCAGTGGCGCTCTATTGTGACCCTCGAGATGTTCAAGGAACTCGACAAACCCGAATACGCCAAGAACGCAGGCCGGATCAGCGATGTCGAAAGGCTCAACCAGGCCATACAGGCTGTCACCCGCCGATACTCGGCCGAGGAACTGATCGCGGTTTTCAAGTCCATCACCGTCCCTGTCGGGAAGATTCAGTCCATTCCAGAGGTGATCGAAGATCCGCTGGTCCAAAATGTCCTGCTTTCCGCCAGGGATCCGCGCACAGGCAGGGAGATCACACTCGCGCCGCCCCCCTGGATGACGCCGTTTTTGAAGGAAAGCGGACGGCGGATGACCTTTCCCCCGCGTTTTGGTGAGCACAACGAAGAAGTCTATGGCGGGTTTCTGAATCTCGGCCGGGAGACGCTAAAGGCGCTGTCCGAGAAAAAGATCATCTAAGCGGCGAGGCGTCGGCTGCTGGAAAAACCCGTCTCCGGTTTGAAATCGGGGAAACCCATGACCCTGACAGGAGTGTCGTGCATGAAGATCATCGTGCTGGTCAAGCAGGTCCCGGATACGACGGAGGTGCAGCTCGATCCCAAGACCGGGAACCTGATCCGGGAGGGCATCGAGAGCATCATGAATCCTGACGATCGTCATGCGGTCGAGGCGGCGGTAGGGTTGAAGGAAACGCTGCAGGCCCGCGTCACCGCCGTTTCGATGGGACCGCCCCAGGCCGTGGATGTCCTCTCGGAAGCCATCGGGATGGGGGTCGATGAAGGCATCCTGCTGTCCGACCGAGCCTTCGCAGGCGCCGACACCTGGGCGACCTCGACGACTCTGGGCCGGGCCGTCGAGGTGATCGGGGACTATGGTCTGGTGATTTGCGGACGTCAGGCGATCGACGGGGACACGGCCCAGATCGGGCCACAGGTGGCGGACTATCTGCAGATCCCTCATGTGAGTTATGTCAGCGGGATCGAGAAGGTCGAGGCGGATGCCGTCTTCGTCCGGCGACGGCTCGAGGACGGTTTCGAGCGGATCCGCTGCCGCATGCCGGCGCTTCTAACCGTCATCGGTGAGCTGAACGTTCCGAGGTATCCGCACGTGGGCCGATTGATCGATGCCTGCAGGGAAAAGGCCCCGATCAAGGTCTGGAACGTCGCCGATCTCGGCCTCAAGACGGCGGAAGTGGGTCTCGAAGGGTCTCTGACGCACGTCATCAAGACCTTTGCGCCCAAATTTCAAAGGCGGAGTGAAATCCTCCAAGGTGACGCCCGGACGGTCGTGAGTGGGCTGCTCGACAGGCTGAAGGAAATCAGGGTGATTTAGAAACGTCCCGAGCCAGGTCTCCCATGTCCATGTGAAAGGGGAAGCGTCCATGACGGTTTGGATCGAAAGAGAGTTGTGCAACGGCTGCAAGCGCTGCATCCAGGCATGCCCCTACGGGGCGATCGAACTGGAAGACGGCAAGGCCCGTATCCTCGAGCGCTGCACGGGCTGCGGCGCTTGTTTGGCGGTGTGCAAACAGGAGGCCGTCAAGAGCGACCTCAGACCGCGGGAGATACCGGATTTCAGCGATCGATCGGGCGTGTGGGTCTTTGCGGAGCAGCGGGGCGGGGTGCTGCACCCCGTGTCCCTGGAGCTTCTGGGCAAGGCCCGCGAGCTTGCCGAGGCACTCGGTCAGGAGGTGGCGGCCCTGCTTCTGGGCGACGGGGTCGGCGCTCTCGCCGAAACGCTCGTGCGGCATGGCGCGGAGAAGGTCTTTCTGGGAGAGGACCCCGTCCTGAAGAATTACCGCAGTCTCCCTTACACGGATGTCATCGAAAACCTGATCGAAAAGCACAAGCCGAATGTTCTCCTGATGGGAGCGACCCATGTGGGCCGGGACCTTGCACCCCGGGTTTCCCGGCGGGTGGGGGTCGGGCTGACGGCCGATTGCACCGAACTTGAGATCGATCCCGGTGAGCGGATTCTGCTCCAGACCCGGCCGGCCTTCGGGGGAAACGTCATGGCCACTATTGCAAATCGGTTTTCACGTCCCCAGATGGCGACCGTGAGACCCGGCGTGATGGAGGCCCGCGAAATTCCGAGGAACCAGGGGGAGGTCATCCCCTTTCCGGTGGATCTTTCGGAGAACGAAGCTGGAACGGTCGTGCTGGAGGTGGTCAAAGAGGAGCGGCAACGCGTCGACCTGTCGCAGGCCCGGGTGATTGTCGCCGGTGGACGAGGGGTCGGTGATCGGGCCGGATTCGAGGTGCTCGAAGAGTTGGCGGGCCTGCTGGGGGGGGTGACAGCGGGGACGCGCGTGGCGGTCGAGGAGGGGTGGATTGGCGCTGATCGCCAGGTAGGACAGACGGGGCAGTCCGTGAGGCCCGAACTCTACATCGCCTGCGGGATTTCAGGGGCGATACAGCACCGGGCCGGCATGATGAATGCGCGCTATATCGTCGCTGTCAATAAAGATCCGCGTGCGCCCATATTCCAGGTGGCGGACTGGGGGATCGTCGGCGATCTGCGGGATGTCGTTCCGCAGATGATCGAACAGTTGAAGAGCAGACAGCCTTCCTGATGGGATCTCGATCCAAGAAAGAACATCAGCGGTCCGGGGTGCTGAACGTTAAATGAGGACGATTATCCCTTTTCTTGAGGGAAGCCGGCCCAAGGCTGGGACAGGCCGCTGAAACGGGTTGCCAGGATATCCTGCTGCAGTGGAGGATTGCATGATAAGGTCGAACGCAGAGACGCTGATCCGAAAAAGCATGGCCCGCTTTGTGGACCATGAGTTGATTCCCCAGGCCCAGGAACTGGATGAAAAGGGCGACTTCCCGAGGGAGATGTTCCGGCGGGTCGGGGAGTTGGGGGTCTTCGGGCTGCGCTACCCGAAAAAGGACGGAGGGTCCGGCGGTAACACGACGCTCTTCTGCGTCAGCTGTGAAGAATTGGCGCGGGGGCTGATGAGTGTCGCCGCCATTACGGCTATGCAATGCCTCATGGGAACGAATTTTCTGTTCCACTATGGCACGGAGGAGATGCGGGAAAGGTATTGGCGGCCGGCCATGCGGGGAGATCTCGTGGCCTGTTTCTGCCTGACCGAGCCGGAGGCCGGTTCCGATCTGGGGAACGTCAGCACCCTGGCGGAGGAGACCGACGACGGCTACGTGCTGAACGGCATGAAGACCTGGGTCACCAACGGACCGGTGGCGGATTTTTATACGGTTTTGTGCCAGACGGATCCGGCTAAAAAGCTCAAGGGCCTCAATTTCTTCTTTATCCCGGCGGGCACCCCCGGTTTTTCACACAGCAAGGCCTTTGATCTGCTGGGCACCCGGACGACGAAGATCTCAGAGATCGCGTTCAACCAGTGCCGGATCCCGAAGACGCACCGCCTCGGGGGAGAAGGGCGCGGGCTCAGCAACCTGATGAATATCCTGGCCGAGATCCGGGTTATGACGGCGGCTCTCGCCATCGGGCTGCAGCGGGCATGCCTGACGGACTCCATCCGCTATGCCAGGGAGCGGGCGCAATTCGGCCGGGTCATCGGAAAGTATCAGCTGATCCAGGCCAAAATAGCGAACATGGCCACCGACCTGGAGGCCTCCAACCTGTTGACCTATAAGACGACCCATTTGATCGACGATCGGGTCGCCTGCCTCAAGGAGGCTTCGATGGCGAAATATTTCGCCACCGAGGCGGCATGCCGCGCCGCGGACGAAGCCA
Proteins encoded:
- the ald gene encoding alanine dehydrogenase, producing the protein MIIGVPKEVKDKEYRVAMTPGGAWQLTAAGHEVRIQAGAGEESGFSDDLYRGAGAKILSAPESVWEAEMVVKVKEPQPAEYRYLRPGLVLFTFLHLAAEPDLTLELQRRSVTAIAYETVEETDGSLPLLIPMSEVAGRMAVQVGSRYLEKTCGGRGKLLGGVPGVRPAEVAIIGGGVVGSNAAQMALGMGANVILLDIDTARLRHLEQILHGRFTTLSANALNIAEAVSRADLLIGAVLIKGARAPRLVTRQMIGNMKPGSVVVDVSVDQGGCVETTRPATHSDPIHVVEGVLHYGVTNMPGAVPRTSTYALSNATLPYIVKIASQGVLEAARCTPALARGFNTCAGKLTYRAVSEALGSSCTPIEDLL
- a CDS encoding alpha/beta fold hydrolase — protein: MSWFELEGRRIYYEIHGKGEPLVLLHHGFGCSKMWQDLYPALAEKGYRVILYDRRGYGRSDEGRGFPDFFVSDRFRPENREDLAALMGGLGITGFHLIGQCEGGVVAVDYASRYPVHVKSVVISSTQCFSPKPMPEWNVEKFTKSFKESPPEMQAKFNDWHGPDRAERLYEMFRTNGGAYGTGMFDLRGILPRVVCPALVLYPDRSALFDVEQGVAFYRHLPRGELAVLPYCGHNTYEYKPEEYVRISLDFLQRAVSRKYQEKDPGISATCCAT
- the mltG gene encoding endolytic transglycosylase MltG; translation: MAPEEKNISDKEEPPVIVPDDDAAQRSKGAFRRRLRLCLVLALLGLAGMAIAVCVCINHYVYTPMDEGGAAEVYVIRPGSGLAAVARDLETSGLIRRALPVRVWASVKGYGGRIRAGEYLLSRRWSPARILEAFVQGSVIQHSVTIPEGYTVDQIAALLQERDITEKRAFLALAQDPEFIRGYGLQEETLEGYLFPDTYLFNRDTPPRMVLDRLVGRFKEVAGPLQEAIDARGMSLHEVVTLASMVEKETGAAQERPLIAGVFLNRLERNMRLESDPTVIYGLKDFDGNLTRAHLGEPHAFNTYVIPGLPPGPIANPGGASIRAVLYPAQTSFLYFVSRNDGTHHFSKTYSEHVRAVARYQRAGRRAS
- a CDS encoding CaiB/BaiF CoA transferase family protein, which gives rise to MDLFKELTVLSLEQATVLPYLTYRLAQDGMRVIRLEHPVYGDPNRLIGDDVLGEERVNSYFLCINAGKKALTLDLSAPEGQEIFKRLVREMKVDIFATNQLPRNYRKLGIDYESLKALKPDIIWLGVSGFGPECDEAAYDPILQARSGLMALTGEKGGDPQVLGVPLPDLGTSEHSYGLLMKALYQRQATGEGACLHVSMFESSVSWLSVPITLTRSFGKTIQRRGNTHEFFAPVSVYPTSDGYIYLAVGNDRQWRSIVTLEMFKELDKPEYAKNAGRISDVERLNQAIQAVTRRYSAEELIAVFKSITVPVGKIQSIPEVIEDPLVQNVLLSARDPRTGREITLAPPPWMTPFLKESGRRMTFPPRFGEHNEEVYGGFLNLGRETLKALSEKKII
- a CDS encoding electron transfer flavoprotein subunit beta/FixA family protein; its protein translation is MKIIVLVKQVPDTTEVQLDPKTGNLIREGIESIMNPDDRHAVEAAVGLKETLQARVTAVSMGPPQAVDVLSEAIGMGVDEGILLSDRAFAGADTWATSTTLGRAVEVIGDYGLVICGRQAIDGDTAQIGPQVADYLQIPHVSYVSGIEKVEADAVFVRRRLEDGFERIRCRMPALLTVIGELNVPRYPHVGRLIDACREKAPIKVWNVADLGLKTAEVGLEGSLTHVIKTFAPKFQRRSEILQGDARTVVSGLLDRLKEIRVI
- a CDS encoding electron transfer flavoprotein subunit alpha gives rise to the protein MTVWIERELCNGCKRCIQACPYGAIELEDGKARILERCTGCGACLAVCKQEAVKSDLRPREIPDFSDRSGVWVFAEQRGGVLHPVSLELLGKARELAEALGQEVAALLLGDGVGALAETLVRHGAEKVFLGEDPVLKNYRSLPYTDVIENLIEKHKPNVLLMGATHVGRDLAPRVSRRVGVGLTADCTELEIDPGERILLQTRPAFGGNVMATIANRFSRPQMATVRPGVMEAREIPRNQGEVIPFPVDLSENEAGTVVLEVVKEERQRVDLSQARVIVAGGRGVGDRAGFEVLEELAGLLGGVTAGTRVAVEEGWIGADRQVGQTGQSVRPELYIACGISGAIQHRAGMMNARYIVAVNKDPRAPIFQVADWGIVGDLRDVVPQMIEQLKSRQPS
- a CDS encoding acyl-CoA dehydrogenase family protein, which produces MIRSNAETLIRKSMARFVDHELIPQAQELDEKGDFPREMFRRVGELGVFGLRYPKKDGGSGGNTTLFCVSCEELARGLMSVAAITAMQCLMGTNFLFHYGTEEMRERYWRPAMRGDLVACFCLTEPEAGSDLGNVSTLAEETDDGYVLNGMKTWVTNGPVADFYTVLCQTDPAKKLKGLNFFFIPAGTPGFSHSKAFDLLGTRTTKISEIAFNQCRIPKTHRLGGEGRGLSNLMNILAEIRVMTAALAIGLQRACLTDSIRYARERAQFGRVIGKYQLIQAKIANMATDLEASNLLTYKTTHLIDDRVACLKEASMAKYFATEAACRAADEATRVFGAYAYSMEYTPQRYYRDSRFLLYGGGTHEILQTNLARWAGL